A single genomic interval of Syntrophorhabdus sp. harbors:
- the corA gene encoding magnesium/cobalt transporter CorA, translating to MAGSRSRRSAKAGLPPGSLVHVGKHAAGKATITVVTYGEGEFRVKEASSVEECFSLIDPSGVTWVNVDGINDAKTVEAIGSRFNLHPLLLEDVMNTEQRPKMEDYDNLLFLVLRVLFPDNGAGRIGSDQISFVLGDRYLISFQERKTDLFKAVIDRLQMGKSRIRKSGADYLLYSLIDVIVDNYFVILELIGDNVEEMEVRLISGGRVETLAAIQRMKKDLIYLRRSVWPLREALSGLERGESRLISGGLHVFFRDIYDHTIHAIDTIESLRDMLSGMLDIYLSSVSNRLNQVMKVLTIISTIFIPLTFIAGVYGMNFKNIPEIGWEYGYPASLALMVLVSLAMLYYFKKKKWF from the coding sequence ATGGCAGGATCACGTTCGAGGCGTTCGGCGAAGGCGGGGCTGCCGCCGGGGTCGCTCGTGCATGTGGGCAAGCATGCCGCCGGGAAGGCGACGATCACCGTTGTCACCTACGGCGAAGGGGAGTTCAGGGTCAAGGAGGCGTCGAGCGTCGAGGAGTGCTTTTCCCTCATTGACCCGTCCGGGGTGACCTGGGTCAATGTCGATGGCATCAATGACGCGAAGACCGTGGAAGCCATCGGGAGCCGCTTCAACCTTCACCCGCTTCTCCTGGAAGATGTCATGAACACCGAGCAGAGGCCGAAGATGGAGGATTACGATAATCTCCTCTTCCTGGTTCTGAGGGTCCTTTTCCCCGATAACGGGGCGGGCCGGATCGGGTCTGACCAGATCAGCTTCGTGCTGGGGGACAGGTACCTCATCTCCTTTCAGGAACGGAAGACCGATCTCTTCAAGGCCGTCATCGACAGGCTGCAAATGGGCAAGTCGCGGATCCGGAAAAGCGGGGCCGATTATCTCCTGTATTCTCTCATAGACGTCATCGTCGACAACTACTTCGTCATTCTGGAACTCATAGGGGACAACGTGGAGGAGATGGAGGTAAGGCTCATATCGGGTGGGAGGGTGGAGACGCTGGCCGCCATCCAGAGGATGAAGAAGGACCTGATCTATCTGAGGAGGTCCGTATGGCCTCTGCGCGAGGCGCTCTCCGGCCTGGAGAGGGGGGAATCCCGGCTCATATCGGGCGGGCTGCACGTATTTTTCCGGGACATCTACGACCATACCATCCACGCCATCGATACGATAGAGTCCCTGCGCGACATGCTTTCGGGCATGCTCGACATATACCTCTCGAGCGTCAGCAACCGCCTCAATCAGGTCATGAAGGTCCTCACCATCATCTCCACCATCTTTATACCGCTGACCTTCATAGCCGGTGTCTACGGAATGAACTTCAAGAACATTCCAGAGATAGGCTGGGAGTACGGCTACCCGGCGTCACTGGCTCTCATGGTCCTTGTGAGTCTGGCGATGCTCTATTATTTCAAGAAGAAGAAATGGTTCTGA